In the Brucella anthropi ATCC 49188 genome, one interval contains:
- a CDS encoding ROK family protein, with protein sequence MTSKSDGQSEDERANTPATVQGGSLAVTLGKNPERIRDHNRRVVLDVVRRHGPLGRMHIARLTHLTAQAIANIVDELVSENLLMQLGRLKKGRGQPPIQFAVNPEGAMTIGVEMGSTHMVTTVLDLSGKPRTQHVRPIQDVSPERLSTQLRKEVDAVKTSFPARLLGIGVVMPGPFDIEGMSSVGPTTLPGWSGIDAAAVLSEACGESVLVENDANAAAVGERLFGAGHAISNFAMIYFGAGIGLGMIQDGAPFRGAFGNAGEIGHIVITPNGRSCACGQKGCLETYASLHTLREKLHAAGIEDTDFDALEKLHGNRNPVLMGWVQEAADHLAPMIAMIENILDPETIILGGMLPDAIIDDLIWHMGGLPISVASRRARALPRVIRGQTGQFTAALGAASLPMFEAMTPKLDTNSEI encoded by the coding sequence ATGACATCGAAATCAGATGGGCAATCCGAAGACGAGCGGGCCAATACGCCTGCCACCGTACAGGGCGGGTCGCTTGCGGTCACTCTCGGCAAGAATCCCGAGCGAATTCGTGACCATAACCGACGTGTAGTGCTTGATGTCGTGCGCCGCCACGGTCCTCTCGGCCGGATGCATATCGCCCGCCTTACGCATCTGACCGCACAGGCCATCGCCAATATCGTCGATGAGCTGGTTTCAGAGAATCTGCTCATGCAGCTGGGGCGACTGAAAAAGGGGCGCGGCCAGCCGCCGATCCAGTTTGCCGTCAATCCCGAAGGCGCGATGACCATCGGTGTGGAAATGGGTTCGACGCATATGGTGACGACGGTGCTTGATCTTTCCGGCAAGCCGCGCACGCAGCATGTGCGCCCCATTCAGGATGTCAGCCCCGAGAGGCTCTCCACACAATTGCGAAAAGAAGTCGATGCGGTGAAGACTTCGTTTCCCGCGCGCCTGCTTGGAATAGGTGTCGTGATGCCAGGTCCGTTCGACATCGAAGGCATGAGTTCTGTCGGTCCGACCACCCTGCCCGGCTGGTCCGGGATCGATGCAGCGGCGGTTCTGAGCGAAGCCTGCGGCGAATCCGTTCTGGTCGAAAACGACGCGAATGCCGCCGCCGTCGGCGAACGCCTGTTCGGCGCGGGACACGCGATTTCCAATTTCGCCATGATCTATTTCGGTGCCGGTATCGGGCTTGGCATGATTCAGGACGGCGCACCGTTTCGCGGCGCTTTCGGCAATGCCGGTGAAATCGGTCATATCGTCATCACGCCTAATGGGCGCAGCTGCGCCTGCGGCCAGAAGGGCTGCCTCGAAACCTATGCCTCCCTTCATACCTTGCGGGAAAAACTTCACGCAGCAGGGATTGAGGACACCGATTTCGACGCGCTGGAAAAGCTGCATGGAAACCGCAACCCAGTTCTGATGGGCTGGGTACAGGAGGCCGCCGACCATCTGGCTCCGATGATTGCCATGATCGAAAACATTCTCGATCCCGAGACGATCATTCTGGGCGGCATGTTGCCCGATGCGATCATCGACGACCTGATCTGGCATATGGGTGGCTTGCCGATTTCGGTTGCTAGCCGCCGCGCCCGTGCGTTGCCACGGGTCATCCGAGGGCAGACGGGACAGTTCACCGCCGCCCTGGGTGCTGCATCACTGCCGATGTTCGAGGCCATGACGCCGAAGCTTGATACCAATTCGGAAATCTGA
- a CDS encoding extracellular solute-binding protein, with translation MRKLLLAGLVAGLSTFAINAAQAVEIEYWQYVFETRVKAMDKLIENFEKANPDIKVKQVTFPYDDYQTRVIAAKMAGKSPDVMQLFYGWLDKFVAGGILQPLPQDTFPHDKIESEFFPIVSAMKRGDEYYGLPTAVRSLALFYNKKLFTDAGLDPNNPPKTLDEMVEAAKKTTKRDASGNLLAEGITLDMPGQDQHWWREVLVRQFGGQPYTDNDRKVAYNDAAGEKALAFYTGLQTEHKVGEVKFMDEGQAAFRAGMAAMTIDGTFRLGSFRTIKDFEWGVTELPANAEGVRSNYASYFANGISAKASGEKLEAAKKFLNYISSPEAMEIWLKDVGELPARRSAALTETNLADPIYGPFLKGLEYAHTTMFVDELKQRQIAVDMANRVILEKQPVKESLDQAAKAEQDVLDAAK, from the coding sequence ATGCGTAAGCTGTTATTGGCAGGTTTGGTTGCGGGGCTCAGCACCTTTGCGATCAATGCCGCTCAGGCTGTCGAAATCGAATATTGGCAGTATGTCTTCGAGACACGCGTCAAGGCGATGGACAAGCTGATCGAGAATTTCGAGAAGGCCAATCCGGACATCAAGGTCAAGCAGGTCACGTTCCCTTACGACGACTATCAGACGCGCGTAATCGCAGCGAAGATGGCGGGCAAGAGCCCGGACGTGATGCAGCTTTTCTACGGCTGGCTGGACAAGTTCGTGGCCGGCGGCATTCTGCAGCCGCTGCCGCAGGACACGTTCCCGCATGACAAGATTGAGAGCGAATTCTTCCCGATTGTTTCGGCGATGAAGCGCGGCGATGAGTATTACGGTCTGCCGACTGCTGTACGCTCGCTGGCCCTGTTCTATAACAAGAAGCTCTTCACCGACGCTGGACTCGACCCGAACAATCCGCCCAAGACGCTGGATGAAATGGTCGAAGCTGCCAAGAAGACGACGAAGCGCGACGCTTCCGGCAATCTTCTGGCCGAAGGCATCACGCTCGATATGCCGGGACAGGACCAGCATTGGTGGCGTGAGGTTCTGGTGCGCCAGTTCGGCGGCCAGCCATATACCGACAATGACCGCAAGGTCGCCTATAATGACGCCGCAGGCGAAAAGGCACTTGCCTTCTATACTGGCCTCCAGACCGAACATAAGGTCGGCGAAGTCAAGTTCATGGATGAAGGGCAGGCTGCTTTCCGCGCTGGCATGGCGGCCATGACCATCGACGGCACCTTCCGTCTCGGTTCGTTCCGCACCATCAAGGACTTCGAATGGGGCGTGACCGAGCTTCCGGCCAATGCCGAAGGCGTGCGTTCCAACTATGCGAGCTACTTCGCCAACGGCATTAGCGCCAAGGCAAGCGGCGAGAAACTTGAAGCTGCCAAGAAGTTCCTGAACTACATCTCCTCGCCGGAAGCCATGGAAATCTGGCTGAAGGATGTGGGCGAACTGCCTGCGCGCCGTTCGGCAGCCTTGACGGAAACGAACCTTGCCGATCCGATCTACGGCCCGTTCCTGAAGGGTCTGGAATATGCGCACACGACCATGTTCGTGGACGAGCTGAAGCAGCGCCAGATCGCTGTCGATATGGCCAATCGCGTTATTCTCGAAAAGCAGCCGGTCAAGGAATCTCTCGATCAGGCAGCCAAGGCCGAGCAGGATGTGCTCGACGCCGCCAAGTAA
- the argH gene encoding argininosuccinate lyase, with protein sequence MSDLDPQLSDKSVFPDPVYKETVLRPLFDGAKTHHVGGFRRIDRAHLVMLTETGILDRAQAAAIAGALEAIDNEIDPSKLTYTGEVEDFFFLIEKELKARIGADTAGRLHTARSRNDIDHTLFKLGLKARIDTLMTQARNLLDAMIAAAEREKETLIVAYTHGQPAQPSTFGHYLSAAVEVLIRDMERMEATRAIVNLSPMGAAAITTSGFPIDRARVASLLGFAAPLPNSYSCIAAVDYITSTYSALELMFVHLGRLIQDFQFWTSFEVGQIYVPNAFVQISSIMPQKRNPVPIEHMRHLASQTMGRARTVLDVMHNTPFTDMNDSEGETQAMGYEAFASAGRVLDLLAAFIGAIRIDPARVAENIRRSCITITELADSLVRIEGLSFRQAHEIAARVARAVVAMGGGLEKDGFEPFLDAFRESAGREPSFGREKFEELVSPQHFVAVRDRLGGPAPTAMNAALARHKAEADRFKAVAFDHAAAEAKAARELNEKFSALVEAR encoded by the coding sequence ATGTCCGATCTCGATCCACAGCTGTCCGATAAAAGCGTCTTCCCCGATCCGGTTTACAAGGAAACCGTGCTTCGCCCGCTTTTTGACGGCGCCAAGACCCATCATGTCGGCGGCTTCCGCCGCATCGACCGCGCCCATCTCGTCATGCTGACCGAAACCGGCATACTCGATCGCGCACAGGCCGCAGCCATTGCGGGGGCGCTGGAAGCTATCGACAACGAAATCGATCCTTCGAAGCTCACCTATACGGGTGAGGTGGAAGATTTCTTTTTCCTCATCGAGAAGGAGCTGAAGGCGCGTATCGGGGCCGACACCGCCGGTCGCCTTCACACGGCGCGCTCACGCAACGATATTGACCACACGCTGTTCAAGCTTGGTCTGAAGGCTCGTATCGATACGCTGATGACGCAGGCCCGCAATCTGCTTGATGCGATGATTGCTGCTGCCGAGCGTGAAAAGGAGACACTGATCGTCGCCTATACGCATGGTCAGCCTGCGCAGCCATCGACCTTCGGTCACTATCTTTCGGCGGCAGTCGAGGTTCTCATCCGGGATATGGAACGGATGGAAGCCACGCGCGCCATCGTCAACCTGTCACCCATGGGGGCGGCGGCCATCACCACCTCAGGCTTCCCGATCGATCGCGCACGAGTGGCGAGCCTGTTGGGCTTTGCTGCCCCCTTGCCGAATTCCTATAGCTGCATTGCAGCGGTGGATTACATCACCTCGACCTATTCGGCGTTGGAGCTGATGTTCGTGCATCTGGGACGCCTCATCCAGGACTTCCAGTTCTGGACCAGTTTCGAGGTCGGCCAGATTTACGTGCCGAATGCCTTCGTGCAGATTTCATCAATCATGCCGCAAAAGCGCAATCCGGTTCCGATCGAACATATGCGCCATCTGGCGAGCCAGACCATGGGTCGCGCCCGCACTGTTCTGGACGTGATGCACAATACGCCGTTCACCGACATGAATGACAGTGAGGGCGAAACTCAAGCGATGGGCTACGAGGCATTCGCCTCCGCTGGTCGCGTGCTTGATCTTCTGGCCGCATTCATCGGCGCGATCCGTATCGATCCGGCCCGTGTGGCAGAAAATATCCGTCGCTCCTGCATCACGATCACCGAACTGGCGGATTCGCTGGTGCGCATCGAAGGTCTTTCGTTCCGGCAGGCGCATGAAATCGCAGCCAGGGTTGCGCGCGCTGTCGTCGCCATGGGCGGCGGTCTGGAGAAGGATGGGTTTGAACCTTTCCTTGACGCTTTCCGCGAGTCCGCCGGGCGCGAGCCATCCTTCGGGCGCGAAAAGTTTGAGGAACTGGTCTCCCCGCAACATTTCGTGGCTGTGCGTGATCGTCTCGGCGGTCCGGCACCGACAGCGATGAATGCAGCACTTGCGCGGCATAAGGCGGAAGCTGATCGCTTCAAGGCAGTCGCTTTCGACCATGCAGCCGCCGAAGCAAAGGCTGCCCGCGAACTCAATGAAAAATTCAGTGCACTTGTGGAGGCACGCTGA
- a CDS encoding carbohydrate ABC transporter permease has product MTASAQNKPLPFQNLRPGRILTWTLLLIGGLIMVTPLAFMFSTSLKTAGQVYDLRLIPAEPTLQNYVTILADGRFLRWFLNSMIVAVVVTLSNVFFDSLVGYTLAKFQFRGRYFIFLAILSTLMIPTEMLVIPWYLMSSKLGWLDSYWGIMFPGMMTAFGTFLMKQFFEGVPNDFLEAARVDGLNEFQIWWKVAMPLVTPALSALAIFTFLGNWTAFFWPLIVATSPELYTLPVGLSSFAVEQSIQWEMIMTGAAIATLPTLVVFLLLQRYIVRGVMLAGLKG; this is encoded by the coding sequence ATGACAGCGTCCGCTCAAAACAAACCGCTCCCTTTCCAGAACCTGCGACCCGGTCGTATCCTGACATGGACGCTGCTGCTTATCGGCGGCCTCATCATGGTCACGCCACTGGCCTTCATGTTCTCCACCTCGCTCAAGACGGCAGGTCAGGTCTACGACCTGCGCCTGATCCCGGCAGAGCCGACATTGCAGAACTATGTCACTATCCTTGCCGATGGGCGCTTCCTGCGCTGGTTCCTGAATTCCATGATCGTTGCGGTCGTGGTCACGCTGTCGAATGTCTTCTTCGACAGTCTCGTCGGCTATACGCTGGCGAAATTCCAGTTCCGCGGTCGCTATTTCATCTTCCTCGCCATTCTGTCCACGCTGATGATCCCCACCGAAATGCTGGTGATCCCATGGTATCTGATGTCGAGCAAGCTTGGCTGGCTGGACAGCTATTGGGGCATCATGTTCCCCGGCATGATGACGGCCTTCGGCACGTTCCTCATGAAGCAATTCTTCGAAGGCGTTCCCAATGATTTTCTGGAAGCTGCCCGCGTCGACGGCCTCAACGAATTCCAGATATGGTGGAAAGTCGCCATGCCGCTGGTGACGCCAGCACTCTCGGCGCTCGCGATCTTCACCTTCCTCGGCAACTGGACCGCATTCTTCTGGCCGCTGATCGTTGCGACCAGCCCGGAGCTTTACACGCTGCCGGTCGGGCTTTCGAGCTTCGCCGTCGAGCAATCCATCCAGTGGGAAATGATCATGACCGGCGCGGCAATCGCCACGCTTCCCACGCTCGTCGTCTTTCTTCTTCTCCAGCGTTACATCGTGCGCGGTGTCATGCTTGCTGGCCTCAAGGGTTGA
- a CDS encoding IS66 family transposase, with the protein MPKRMLPSPKHADTLSLNALRSLVTGLVEKTERAEARLEKLEAENTALRKENAELRLENTRLKVENQLLRDEIARLKNLPPRPPFKPSGMDKATDAKAQDKQAGKKKPRGPKLDVERVDRDVVLHARVPDGSRFKGYKSYYVRDIVLRAEVIHYRRECWVAPNGKTILAPLPAGIVGGYGPNLRRLCLMLHAQGQVTAQRLSTLLNDIGMDISKRQVVRLLTKGLDGFVAEDAAVLHAGLVSEAYVTVDDTGARHARDNFYTTHIGGEHFTVFRTTKTKSRLNFLSLLRGNYQDYVLNDATSDYLKTRHGVDPTVIARLQTRTPQRFSNQVPFLEHLAQKGVDIFDKDMVRVVAEAGIWGSVRHHGLLGNAVIISDDAGQFRVGNHALCWVHAERLLQKLMPATPQHVRWVENIRDLIWSFYKALKAFRQKSPSPGSISAFRQRFDRIFSIRTGCMELDKLLARLLRRKEELLKVLERPEIPLHTNASENDLRSCVTKRKISGGTMSNDGRIARDTMLGLMKTCKKLRLSFWHYLGDRLGISSQQTAIPELAGLIIAKA; encoded by the coding sequence ATGCCGAAGAGAATGCTTCCCTCGCCCAAGCATGCTGACACGCTTTCACTGAACGCGTTGCGCAGTCTGGTCACGGGTTTGGTTGAGAAAACCGAACGTGCAGAGGCTCGGCTTGAAAAACTGGAAGCTGAGAATACAGCACTCCGTAAGGAGAATGCCGAGCTCCGTCTGGAAAACACCCGGCTTAAAGTTGAGAACCAACTCCTTCGCGATGAAATTGCGCGACTGAAAAACCTGCCGCCACGGCCGCCGTTCAAACCGTCGGGCATGGATAAGGCAACGGACGCGAAAGCTCAGGACAAGCAGGCGGGCAAGAAGAAGCCGCGTGGACCGAAACTGGATGTCGAGCGCGTTGATCGGGATGTGGTTCTTCATGCCCGTGTTCCGGACGGTTCACGCTTCAAGGGCTACAAGAGCTATTACGTGCGCGATATAGTTTTGCGCGCTGAGGTTATTCACTACCGGCGCGAATGCTGGGTTGCTCCGAACGGTAAGACTATTCTTGCGCCGTTACCTGCCGGAATCGTCGGTGGTTATGGCCCAAACCTCAGGCGGCTCTGCCTGATGCTGCATGCGCAAGGTCAGGTCACAGCGCAACGGTTGTCGACCCTGCTTAATGACATCGGCATGGACATCTCCAAACGCCAGGTTGTGCGTTTGCTCACCAAGGGGCTGGATGGCTTTGTTGCTGAGGATGCTGCCGTTCTGCATGCTGGCCTGGTGTCGGAAGCCTATGTAACGGTCGATGACACCGGGGCCCGTCATGCGCGTGATAACTTCTATACCACCCATATTGGCGGCGAGCATTTTACCGTCTTTCGCACCACGAAAACAAAATCCCGCCTGAACTTCCTGTCGCTCTTGCGCGGCAATTATCAGGATTATGTGCTTAACGATGCTACTTCTGATTATCTGAAGACGCGACATGGCGTGGATCCGACAGTCATCGCCAGGCTGCAAACACGCACGCCTCAACGCTTTAGCAACCAGGTCCCCTTTCTGGAACACCTGGCGCAAAAAGGTGTCGACATCTTCGATAAGGACATGGTTCGGGTCGTCGCGGAAGCGGGCATCTGGGGTTCTGTTCGCCACCACGGCCTGCTGGGCAATGCCGTCATTATCTCCGACGATGCCGGCCAGTTCCGGGTTGGCAATCATGCGCTGTGCTGGGTGCATGCGGAGCGGCTGCTGCAAAAGCTGATGCCGGCGACGCCACAGCACGTCCGGTGGGTGGAAAATATACGCGATCTCATTTGGAGCTTCTACAAGGCGCTCAAGGCATTCAGGCAGAAGAGCCCCTCACCAGGATCAATCAGCGCTTTCCGGCAACGGTTTGACCGCATCTTCTCTATCCGGACGGGTTGTATGGAGCTGGACAAGCTGTTGGCACGCCTGCTACGCCGCAAGGAAGAACTGCTCAAGGTTCTCGAACGCCCGGAAATTCCGTTGCACACCAACGCCTCCGAGAACGATCTGCGCAGTTGCGTCACCAAACGCAAAATCTCGGGTGGCACCATGAGCAACGATGGACGCATTGCCCGCGATACCATGCTGGGCCTTATGAAGACCTGCAAAAAGCTTCGGCTTTCCTTCTGGCATTATCTCGGCGACCGGCTTGGTATATCCAGTCAACAAACAGCCATTCCGGAGCTTGCAGGCCTCATTATCGCCAAAGCCTGA
- a CDS encoding carbohydrate kinase family protein, whose protein sequence is MMPQQFKRHFKSPAVLSIGRIYCDLIFTGLQSLPQPGREVFAENMKMAAGGGAFISAAHLAHAGRAVALVARLGFDGLSRGLEPDLKIDGVDLRFLERADDAGPQVTVASVIDNDRAFLSRRAGSALPSTLEAALQWKDAGHLHIAEFATLHEIPELVQQAKAAGLSVSLDPSWDETLIYDSGLLAVCEGVDIFLPNREEAQAITGHDDPAKALDALAKHFPIVALKGGGEGAWLRTADADLHMAAKDVPVIDTTGAGDAFNAGFIDAWLEGHDAYRALAAGIEYGSLAVQAAGGASILRSPERLAG, encoded by the coding sequence ATGATGCCGCAACAATTCAAACGGCATTTCAAGTCTCCGGCTGTCCTCAGTATCGGGCGGATTTACTGCGACCTTATCTTCACTGGGCTGCAATCACTGCCGCAGCCCGGACGAGAGGTTTTTGCCGAAAACATGAAGATGGCGGCAGGCGGAGGGGCCTTCATTTCGGCTGCCCATCTTGCCCACGCGGGTAGGGCGGTGGCGCTGGTCGCACGTCTCGGCTTTGACGGCCTGTCACGCGGGCTTGAACCGGACCTGAAGATCGACGGTGTCGATCTGCGCTTTCTGGAACGGGCTGACGATGCCGGGCCGCAGGTGACGGTGGCAAGCGTGATCGACAACGACCGCGCATTCCTCTCGCGCCGTGCCGGTTCGGCGTTGCCTTCGACGCTCGAAGCCGCGTTGCAATGGAAGGATGCGGGGCATCTGCACATTGCTGAATTCGCAACGCTGCACGAAATCCCTGAGCTCGTGCAGCAGGCAAAGGCGGCAGGCCTTTCAGTCTCGCTCGACCCCAGCTGGGATGAAACGCTGATCTACGATTCTGGTCTGCTCGCCGTCTGTGAGGGCGTCGATATATTCCTTCCCAACCGCGAGGAAGCGCAGGCCATCACCGGTCATGACGATCCGGCAAAGGCGCTCGATGCGCTTGCGAAGCACTTTCCAATCGTGGCTCTCAAGGGCGGTGGAGAAGGGGCGTGGCTGCGCACTGCCGATGCGGACCTTCATATGGCGGCAAAGGACGTGCCGGTTATCGATACGACCGGGGCAGGCGATGCTTTTAATGCCGGCTTCATCGATGCATGGCTAGAAGGTCATGATGCATATCGGGCGCTTGCAGCCGGTATCGAATATGGAAGCCTCGCCGTGCAGGCAGCAGGCGGTGCATCCATTCTGCGTTCGCCCGAACGACTGGCTGGATAA
- a CDS encoding ABC transporter ATP-binding protein, translating to MATIELEKLVKRYGKVEAVRAIDLQIKDGEFVVFVGPSGCGKSTTLRMIAGLEDISGGHLKIGGEVVNERDPKQRNIAMVFQNYAIYPHMTVRQNIGFGLYTSKLSKAEKDKRIEETGKALGLEPYLDRRPAALSGGQRQRVAIGRAMVRNPSAFLFDEPLSNLDAQLRAQMRIEIKRLHQRLKTTTVYVTHDQVEAMTMADRIVVMRDGRILQTGTPTELYENPTDVFTARFIGSPSMNLIAGRRNGSGVELAPDGDILVGVRPHDLKVEEGSKRGKFGGQDPVSDSKSEKLNTVHIVSSASIFHGYGIPDFGKS from the coding sequence ATGGCAACCATCGAACTTGAAAAGCTGGTCAAGCGTTACGGCAAGGTCGAGGCGGTCCGGGCAATCGATCTCCAGATCAAGGACGGCGAGTTCGTCGTTTTTGTCGGCCCCTCCGGCTGTGGCAAGTCCACGACTTTGCGCATGATCGCAGGGCTTGAGGACATTTCCGGCGGTCATCTGAAGATCGGCGGAGAGGTCGTCAACGAACGTGATCCGAAGCAGCGCAACATCGCCATGGTGTTCCAGAACTATGCGATTTATCCGCATATGACCGTGCGCCAGAATATCGGCTTTGGGCTTTACACGTCGAAACTATCGAAGGCCGAGAAGGACAAGCGTATCGAGGAAACCGGCAAGGCGCTCGGGCTGGAACCTTATCTCGACCGTCGCCCGGCAGCATTGTCCGGTGGCCAGCGCCAGCGCGTCGCCATCGGTCGCGCCATGGTGCGCAATCCGTCGGCCTTCCTTTTCGATGAACCGCTGTCGAACCTCGATGCCCAACTTCGCGCGCAGATGCGTATTGAAATCAAGCGCTTGCATCAGCGTCTCAAGACGACGACCGTTTACGTGACACATGACCAGGTTGAAGCCATGACCATGGCCGACCGTATCGTTGTCATGCGTGACGGTCGCATTCTCCAGACCGGTACGCCGACCGAGCTTTATGAAAATCCGACCGATGTGTTTACGGCGCGCTTCATCGGTAGCCCGTCGATGAACCTGATTGCGGGTCGCCGCAATGGATCAGGCGTGGAACTTGCACCTGATGGCGACATTCTGGTCGGCGTCCGCCCGCATGATCTGAAAGTTGAGGAAGGCAGTAAGCGGGGCAAATTTGGTGGCCAAGACCCTGTTTCTGATTCCAAGTCAGAAAAATTAAACACTGTGCATATCGTGAGTTCCGCATCGATATTTCATGGCTATGGGATTCCTGATTTTGGCAAATCATGA
- a CDS encoding NAD(P)/FAD-dependent oxidoreductase yields MLPPRQQRAALNQDIAVDYAIVGAGFTGFAIARRLRELDPDASIAVIEATTVGEGSSARNSGFTGSDVLPRNASIEMAEKARLQSSFFTEAFEWLMRIIRENNIDCDMRQVGSIRGAATELGEASLRKVAEVARANNIAHTLLSREDINRRIGSAYYRFGIHMQDTWLLQPAALIRGLADALPNDIAIYENTPVTTLTKRDGWVLETPGGVVKCKNVALATNAFIRKFGYLKSRMATIYTYAAVTEEIADSRVDELGESEAWGLLPSHRLGTTLRRIGPNRIMVRSLYAHEAELGEREAVSKLRDRFERRWPNLKDVQFEYLWAGTTAFTMNGAPWWGRVEDGLYASGGCNGSGIAKGTMLGRHLAELMLGKGEHTAMSGVMGTASWIAPEPFRSIGFNLISTLESRKAGLEM; encoded by the coding sequence ATGCTCCCGCCGCGCCAGCAGCGCGCTGCACTTAATCAAGACATTGCGGTCGATTACGCAATCGTCGGAGCCGGGTTTACCGGTTTCGCTATCGCACGTCGATTGCGTGAATTGGACCCTGACGCCAGTATCGCAGTAATTGAAGCGACGACGGTGGGGGAAGGTTCTTCCGCCCGAAACTCAGGTTTCACAGGGTCCGACGTGCTGCCGCGCAATGCCTCGATAGAAATGGCTGAAAAGGCACGTCTTCAGTCGAGCTTCTTCACCGAAGCTTTTGAATGGTTGATGCGGATCATCCGTGAAAATAATATTGATTGTGACATGCGGCAGGTGGGATCGATCCGCGGTGCAGCAACAGAACTCGGCGAAGCCTCTTTACGCAAAGTCGCCGAAGTAGCTCGCGCCAATAATATTGCTCATACTCTCCTGTCGCGCGAGGACATTAATCGTCGTATCGGGAGCGCGTATTATCGCTTCGGCATCCACATGCAGGATACTTGGTTGCTACAACCCGCGGCCCTGATCCGTGGTCTTGCCGATGCACTACCAAACGACATTGCGATCTATGAAAACACACCGGTTACAACGTTGACCAAGCGCGACGGCTGGGTTTTGGAGACGCCAGGTGGCGTTGTAAAATGTAAGAACGTGGCGCTGGCGACCAACGCATTCATCCGAAAGTTCGGCTATCTGAAATCACGTATGGCGACCATTTATACTTATGCTGCGGTGACTGAAGAAATTGCCGATAGCCGGGTTGATGAACTAGGCGAGTCCGAGGCATGGGGATTGTTGCCCTCGCATCGGCTTGGCACGACGTTGCGTCGCATTGGTCCTAACCGGATTATGGTGCGCAGTCTTTATGCGCATGAGGCCGAACTCGGTGAGCGCGAAGCTGTAAGCAAGCTCAGAGATCGTTTTGAACGCCGATGGCCTAATCTCAAAGATGTGCAGTTCGAATATTTGTGGGCTGGTACGACTGCGTTCACGATGAATGGGGCGCCGTGGTGGGGTCGCGTTGAGGACGGCCTCTATGCATCGGGTGGCTGCAATGGCAGTGGTATCGCGAAAGGTACAATGCTTGGGCGACACCTTGCCGAACTTATGCTGGGCAAGGGCGAGCATACAGCAATGTCTGGTGTAATGGGTACGGCAAGTTGGATTGCACCTGAGCCCTTCCGGTCAATTGGGTTCAATCTTATCTCAACACTGGAAAGCCGTAAGGCAGGTCTGGAAATGTGA
- a CDS encoding carbohydrate ABC transporter permease, producing MSVAGTAETGGTGKGPSGNRLTDRLSMRTRRLIWVWSFLALPILFYSVIRFYPTLEAFWLSLTDWDLMNPPKFIGFANYQKLFADPEFWKVFKNTFTYLLVGTPISLVVAFTIAYFLDRVRIMHGFIRALYFLPYLTTAAAMAWVWRWFYQPAPIGFINNILSAVGLPQQGFLRSVDQGLYAIMATSIWAGLGFQIIIFMAGLRAVPNTFYEAARIDGLGEWAILRKITIPLLKPTTVFLVVFSSIGFLRIFDQVYNMTTNDPGGPLGSTKPLVLMIYQTAFSSYAMGYAAAQTVVLFTILLCVSLLQLWILREKK from the coding sequence ATGTCTGTAGCCGGGACGGCTGAAACAGGCGGCACGGGGAAGGGGCCTTCGGGCAACCGCCTGACGGATCGCCTTTCCATGCGCACGAGACGGTTGATCTGGGTGTGGAGCTTTCTGGCTCTCCCGATCCTGTTCTATTCGGTCATCCGCTTTTACCCGACGCTGGAGGCTTTCTGGCTCTCTCTCACCGACTGGGACCTGATGAACCCACCGAAGTTCATCGGCTTCGCCAATTACCAGAAGCTCTTCGCTGATCCGGAATTCTGGAAAGTGTTCAAGAACACTTTCACCTATCTGCTGGTCGGCACACCGATAAGCCTCGTGGTGGCGTTTACAATCGCCTATTTTCTGGATCGCGTGCGCATCATGCACGGCTTCATTCGGGCGCTCTATTTCCTGCCTTATCTCACCACGGCAGCGGCCATGGCATGGGTCTGGCGCTGGTTCTATCAGCCCGCGCCCATCGGCTTCATCAACAATATTCTGAGTGCAGTGGGGCTCCCGCAGCAGGGGTTCCTGCGCTCGGTCGATCAGGGTCTCTATGCCATCATGGCGACGTCCATCTGGGCCGGTCTTGGCTTCCAGATCATTATCTTCATGGCTGGCCTGCGCGCTGTTCCCAACACCTTCTATGAAGCCGCACGCATTGACGGCCTCGGCGAATGGGCGATCCTGCGCAAGATCACGATCCCGCTTCTGAAGCCCACCACAGTGTTCCTCGTCGTCTTCTCGTCTATCGGTTTCCTGCGCATCTTCGATCAGGTCTACAACATGACCACGAACGATCCCGGCGGACCGCTCGGCTCCACCAAGCCGCTGGTGCTGATGATCTATCAGACGGCCTTCTCCTCCTATGCGATGGGTTATGCGGCCGCGCAAACCGTCGTTCTGTTCACCATCCTGCTTTGCGTCTCGCTGTTGCAGCTCTGGATCCTGAGGGAAAAGAAATGA